GCTGACGCCCAACGCGCTGGCGGCCAACGCCAGGGCGATCGGGAATGCCCACGACGTCGACTTCCTCTACTCCGACGAGACCCGGCGCACCCTGGACGGCGACGACGACATCATCAAGCCGGTGTGGTCGCCCGAGCGGCTGCGGGCGCAGAACTACTGCGGCCAGCTCGCCGTCCTGCGGACCGACCTGGTGCGCTCGGTCGGTCGGCTGCGGACCGACCTCGGCAGTTCCTGCGACCACGACCTGGTGCTCCGAGTCACCGAGCAGGCTCGGCGCATCGTCCACCTGCCCAAGATCCTGCACCGGTCGCGGATCGCGAGGCCGCGGCCCGACACATCGCCGGAGGCGCTCGCAACCGGGGCCCGCGTCGTGCAGGAGCACCTCGACCGTGTCGGCATCCGGGGTGTCGCCCACGCGGTGGGGGCCAACCACGTCCGCATCGTCCGCGACTTCCCCGCCGAGCGCACGGTGAGCGTGGTGATCCCGACGCGCGGTTCGTCCGCACAGGTCTGGGGCCGGCGTCGGGTCCTGGTCGTCGACGCGGTCCGCTCCGTCCTGGAGTTCGCCTACCACCCCCGGATGGAGATCGTCGTCGTCTACGACGTCGGCACCCCGGCGAGCGTGCTCGAGGAGCTCCGGCAGGTCGCGGGAGACCACCTCGTCCTGGTGCGCTTCGACGAGCCCTTCAACTACAGCCGCAAGATGAACCGCGGCGTCCTCGCCTCCACCGGCGAGCGCCTGATCCTGCTCAACGACGACGTCGAGGTCCGCAACCCCGGCTGGGTACGCGAGCTGCTGGCGCCGCTGGAGGAGCCCGGGGTCGGTGCGACCGGCGCCAAGCTGTACTTCGAGGACACCAGCATCCAGCACGCCGGTCTGGCCTGGGTCAACCGGAACTGGGACCACCCCTACCGGCTGTTCCCCGGCGACACGGCGGGACGGGGGCGGATGAACGTCGTCAACCGCGAGGTCAGCGGAGTCACCGGCGCCTGTACCGGCATCCGGCGAGACACCTACTTCGAGGTCGGCGGCCTGACGGAGCAGCTTCCGCTGAACTTCAACGACGTCGACTTCTGCTACAAGATCACCGCCCGCGGCTACCGCATCCTCTACATGGCCCAGTGCGAGCTCTTCCACTTCGAGTCCCGCACCCGCGAGCGACGCGTGCACAAGTACGAACGTGACTTCATCGTGTCCAGGTGGGGCGGGCCGGACCGGGATCCCTACTCGCCCGACTACCCCGAGCAGCCACTCACTCCCGCCGATGCCCGCCGACGTGCCCACGAGCGCGAGGAGAAGGCCTGGGCCCGGACGCTGCGCGCGCGGCGCGCGGCGGCCCGTCGTACCGGCGGGTCGCGGGCCGGGGACCGGCGGGCATGAACCGCTTCGACTACGTCGTCGTCGGTGGCGGCATCGTGGGCGCCGCGACCGCACGGGCGCTCACCGAGCGCTTCCCGGGGCGCAGCGTCCTGCTGCTGGACAAGGAGGACGGCTTCG
The genomic region above belongs to Nocardioides sp. QY071 and contains:
- a CDS encoding glycosyltransferase gives rise to the protein MTADAPLFTLVVPLTEPLIDPLVETVDAVLAQTFGDWELILVDNGSTSAEVSSALRRQAGRDSRIRVLARAERGNVAEASNDGLDAAQGEFIAFLAPGGLLTPNALAANARAIGNAHDVDFLYSDETRRTLDGDDDIIKPVWSPERLRAQNYCGQLAVLRTDLVRSVGRLRTDLGSSCDHDLVLRVTEQARRIVHLPKILHRSRIARPRPDTSPEALATGARVVQEHLDRVGIRGVAHAVGANHVRIVRDFPAERTVSVVIPTRGSSAQVWGRRRVLVVDAVRSVLEFAYHPRMEIVVVYDVGTPASVLEELRQVAGDHLVLVRFDEPFNYSRKMNRGVLASTGERLILLNDDVEVRNPGWVRELLAPLEEPGVGATGAKLYFEDTSIQHAGLAWVNRNWDHPYRLFPGDTAGRGRMNVVNREVSGVTGACTGIRRDTYFEVGGLTEQLPLNFNDVDFCYKITARGYRILYMAQCELFHFESRTRERRVHKYERDFIVSRWGGPDRDPYSPDYPEQPLTPADARRRAHEREEKAWARTLRARRAAARRTGGSRAGDRRA